One region of Oncorhynchus keta strain PuntledgeMale-10-30-2019 chromosome 24, Oket_V2, whole genome shotgun sequence genomic DNA includes:
- the LOC118377117 gene encoding probable vesicular acetylcholine transporter-B, whose product MDTGGSSGLAKSAAVKLSEMGEKTKQFGNKMKAPDHQRRIILVIVCVALLLDNMLYMVIVPIIPDYLADLELEQAEHVHLGIHQNYSINTTMSSAQAKTNRDNLDVQIGVLFASKAILQLLVNPLSGTFIDRVGYDIPLLIGLTVMFFSTCIFAFAENYATLFFARSLQGLGSAFADTSGIAMIADKYTEESERTKALGIALAFISFGSLVAPPFGGILYEFAGKRVPFIVLAVVCLIDGILLLTVIKPFSNRTRDNMPVGTPIYKLMVDPYIAVVAGALTVCNIPLAFLEPTIANWMESTMHSTKWEMGLCWLPAFFPHVLGVYMTVKLAAKYPNLQWFYGALGMVIIGASSCTIPACKTFGQLIAPLCGICFGIALVDTALLPTLAFLVDVRHVSVYGSVYALADISYSVAYAMGPIVAGNIVHNYGFVQLNLGMGLVNVLYAPALLFLRNVCQMKPSYSERDNLLVDDDEPEGLCDTMKMEERRGKKKGYSSAGDCLPVMVDENGGFDPFRAQTLASVDEFSGPEYS is encoded by the coding sequence ATGGATACAGGGGGGTCCTCCGGGCTGGCCAAATCAGCCGCTGTAAAACTGTCCGAGATGGGAGAAAAAACCAAACAGTTTGGCAACAAAATGAAAGCCCCCGACCACCAAAGACGGATTATTTTAGTCATTGTCTGCGTGGCTCTCCTTCTAGACAATATGCTCTATATGGTTATAGTCCCGATTATTCCCGACTACCTTGCTGATTTAGAGCTTGAGCAAGCAGAGCACGTCCACCTAGGTATACATCAGAATTATTCAATCAACACCACAATGAGCTCAGCCCAAGCTAAAACCAACAGGGACAATTTAGATGTTCAAATAGGAGTACTGTTTGCATCGAAAGCTATCCTGCAGCTTTTAGTCAACCCGTTGTCAGGAACTTTCATAGATCGTGTTGGATACGATATCCCCCTCCTAATCGGACTAACCGTCATGTTCTTCTCTACGTGTATATTTGCTTTTGCTGAGAACTACGCGACGCTGTTTTTCGCCCGTAGTTTACAAGGTCTGGGCTCAGCTTTCGCGGACACCTCAGGAATTGCCATGATAGCAGACAAATACACCGAAGAATCGGAGAGAACTAAAGCCCTCGGTATCGCCCTGGCGTTCATCTCTTTTGGGAGCCTGGTAGCGCCACCCTTTGGGGGTATCCTGTACGAGTTTGCAGGTAAAAGAGTACCGTTTATCGTTCTCGCCGTGGTTTGCCTTATAGACGGGATTCTGCTCTTGACAGTGATCAAGCCGTTCTCGAACAGGACCAGAGACAATATGCCGGTGGGCACCCCCATCTACAAACTAATGGTTGACCCCTACATAGCTGTCGTGGCAGGTGCcctgacagtgtgtaatatcccGCTGGCCTTTCTGGAGCCCACTATAGCCAACTGGATGGAGAGCACCATGCATTCAACTAAGTGGGAAATGGGATTATGTTGGCTGCCTGCTTTCTTCCCACATGTTCTGGGTGTCTACATGACCGTGAAACTGGCTGCTAAGTACCCCAACCTGCAGTGGTTCTATGGAGCCTTAGGTATGGTCATTATTGGGGCCAGCTCGTGCACCATTCCAGCGTGCAAAACATTCGGCCAGTTAATCGCCCCGTTGTGCGGCATATGTTTCGGCATCGCTCTCGTGGACACCGCCCTGTTGCCAACTCTTGCCTTTCTGGTCGACGTGCGTCACGTGTCCGTGTACGGCAGCGTCTACGCTTTAGCTGATATCTCCTATTCTGTCGCCTATGCCATGGGTCCTATAGTGGCGGGAAATATAGTGCACAACTATGGGTTTGTTCAACTCAACCTGGGCATGGGCCTCGTCAACGTCCTGTACGCTCCGGCCCTTCTGTTTCTCCGCAACGTGTGCCAAATGAAACCGTCCTACTCTGAGAGAGATAACCTGTTGGTGGACGATGATGAACCCGAGGGTCTGTGTGATACCATGAAAATGGAGGAGCGGAGAGGCAAGAAGAAGGGCTATAGTTCAGCTGGGGACTGCTTGCCCGTGATGGTGGATGAGAATGGAGGGTTCGACCCGTTTAGAGCACAAACACTCGCCTCTGTAGATGAATTCTCTGGTCCAGAGTACAGTTAG